DNA from Leptospira mayottensis 200901116:
CGGTCTCTCCGGGTTACGTGAAAACCGACATTTCTGTGAAGGCTTTATCTGGTGACGGATCCACCTACGGAATCATGGATGAAGGAATTAAAAACGGATTGTCTACGAAGAAAGTGGCTTCTATCATCTTAAAAGCGATCGAATCAAAAAAAAGAGATGTGTATCCTTCTCAATTCAGAGAGATGTTAGCGTATTGGATCAGTCGATTTTCACCTTCGCTTTTGGATAAACTTTTGAAAAAAGCGAGAGTTACTTAATTTGTGGTTTTATTTTTATTTTCCAGGAAGATCCCAGACGAGTCGAATTCCGGCTCTGCGATCCGTTTTTAAATTCGGAATTCCTCCGAAGGACCTGAAATACGTTGTGGATTCTTCTTTTGTAGATGAAAATGATCCGCCTCGGATGACTTTATGCATTTTTCCGAATGCGTTTTTTTTGAGTGAATGTCCCTGATACGGAAGATAGTCGGAGCTCGTCCACTCGGCTACGTTCCCGCACATTCCAATTGCTCCGTAGGGACTTGCTGATTTTTTTGCTAGTTCGTAAACGGAAATCGTATCCATTTTTTTGCTTTCAATAGTATTGCATAAGGAAGAATCGAAATCGTTTCCGAACGGATATTCCAATGTATTTGGAAAAAAAGAATAAGATTCGTCTCGATTGATCTTCCAAGTCATTCCGGTTCCACGGGCGGCTTTTTCCCATTCCATCTCGGTTGGAAGTCGTTTCCCGGACCAACGCGCGTATGCTTCTGCTTCTCTGTATGTAATTCCGTTTACAGGATGATGTTCTTTTCCGGTCGGGTATTTTCCTCCTTTCCAATGAGGGGGTGGAAGGGCATTCGTTTCTTTTAGAAATTTTGAATATTCCTGATTTGTAACCTCGTATTTATCAATATAAAAAGAGGAGATATCTTGAAGGTTACCTCGTTCGGGTTTAAAGTAAAACGGATTGTAGTTGTCTTCCGAGGGTTCGTTTCCTTGTCCGTGAAGAAAAAATCCCATCGACTCGTAAAATAACTCTCCGTTTTGCTCGTATCCTCCGGATACGAAAACCATTTCTTTTCCGTCTTTCGGATGTCTGAATTGTTTGGCGGGTCTAGTTCTTCTTCTGTCTTCTGTGAAAAACGCTCCAGGCTCTACATAAATTATTTCTTGTTTATAGTCTTGGATGAAGGTTCCGGCTGTGAGAAGATGTTCGGGCATCCCCAAATTTGCGGTAAATGAACCGTAGAGTTCGATTTCTGAGGCTTTCTTTTTTCCTAAATTAGTTTGATAAGAAATAGAGATTTGACGAATGTGAAAGGAGCCGATTTC
Protein-coding regions in this window:
- a CDS encoding formylglycine-generating enzyme family protein, giving the protein MIFNSVFKLKRLIVILFVFSLGSFTQAQEKEESSLNTRMVPLWKGEVEAVYSGKGKVKIRIRKGSIFYGKEEEEIKAILEKKNQYTVLQKNPEKEIGSFHIRQISISYQTNLGKKKASEIELYGSFTANLGMPEHLLTAGTFIQDYKQEIIYVEPGAFFTEDRRRTRPAKQFRHPKDGKEMVFVSGGYEQNGELFYESMGFFLHGQGNEPSEDNYNPFYFKPERGNLQDISSFYIDKYEVTNQEYSKFLKETNALPPPHWKGGKYPTGKEHHPVNGITYREAEAYARWSGKRLPTEMEWEKAARGTGMTWKINRDESYSFFPNTLEYPFGNDFDSSLCNTIESKKMDTISVYELAKKSASPYGAIGMCGNVAEWTSSDYLPYQGHSLKKNAFGKMHKVIRGGSFSSTKEESTTYFRSFGGIPNLKTDRRAGIRLVWDLPGK